Proteins encoded by one window of Halomonas chromatireducens:
- a CDS encoding chemotaxis protein CheW — MNQTTEAAMTAAEAHNREFLVFSLGEEEYAVDILKVQEIRGYENVTRIANAPDFIKGVTNLRGVIVPIVDLRIKFHLDKVEYGGQTVVIVVNVEDRVVGIVVDGVSDVMTLSPDQIKPAPEFGVTLSSDFLSGLGSLEDRMLVIVDIDKLLTSDEMELVERVAE, encoded by the coding sequence ATGAACCAGACGACCGAAGCAGCCATGACTGCGGCCGAAGCCCACAACCGTGAATTCCTGGTGTTCTCGCTGGGCGAGGAGGAATACGCGGTCGATATCCTGAAAGTGCAGGAGATTCGTGGCTACGAAAACGTTACGCGTATCGCCAATGCGCCGGATTTTATCAAGGGTGTGACCAATCTCCGTGGCGTGATCGTGCCGATCGTCGATCTGCGCATCAAGTTCCACCTCGACAAGGTGGAATACGGCGGCCAGACCGTGGTGATCGTGGTCAACGTCGAGGACCGGGTCGTGGGCATCGTCGTCGATGGCGTTTCCGACGTGATGACGCTCTCGCCGGATCAGATCAAGCCGGCGCCGGAATTCGGCGTCACACTGTCCTCCGACTTCCTCAGCGGGCTCGGCAGTCTCGAGGATCGCATGTTGGTGATCGTGGATATCGACAAGCTGCTCACCAGCGATGAGATGGAGCTTGTCGAACGCGTGGCCGAATAG